From a region of the Sesamum indicum cultivar Zhongzhi No. 13 linkage group LG3, S_indicum_v1.0, whole genome shotgun sequence genome:
- the LOC105158853 gene encoding calvin cycle protein CP12-3, chloroplastic: MASSLSLTPFNFRPHPRFSPPSSSSLPRSGRKPAAGVRSEMKIYKGTRIREQRLTEMIEQKVAEAKQVCGEDETSDECKVAWDEVEEVSQAKADLRLKIHHLQQDPLEHFCQENPETDECRIYED, encoded by the coding sequence ATGGCTTCATCTCTATCCCTAACCCCCTTCAATTTCCGGCCGCACCCACGCTTCTCGCCGCCCTCCTCTTCTTCACTTCCACGGTCTGGTCGGAAACCGGCGGCCGGGGTCAGATCGGAGATGAAAATCTACAAAGGGACACGCATCAGAGAGCAGCGGCTGACGGAGATGATCGAGCAGAAGGTGGCGGAGGCGAAGCAAGTGTGCGGCGAAGACGAGACTTCGGACGAGTGCAAGGTGGCGTGGGACGAAGTGGAGGAGGTCAGCCAGGCGAAGGCCGATCTCCGCCTCAAGATCCACCACTTGCAGCAGGATCCACTCGAACACTTCTGCCAGGAGAATCCAGAAACCGATGAGTGTCGTATATATGAAGATTAA